CTGGCTACGGCAACCATCCGCCTCTTACGACGCCCATCTCCATCGATACCACCAAAGCCTCAGTTGCGCGGGAGGCGATCGCTGCTGGAGCCGATATCGTCAACGACATTTCCGGGGCAACCTTTGATGCCCAAATGCTTGCCACCGTTGCAGAACTCGGCGTTCCCCTGATCCTGATGCACCTTCGGGGAACACCCAAAACCATGCAGCAACTCACAGATTACGACGATGTTGTTGCTGATGTCCGAGAGTTTCTGCATCAGCGACTCCAGTCTGCACTGGCGATCGGCATTCCCAAATCACACCTCATCATCGATCCAGGGATCGGTTTTGCCAAAACCGTAGACCAAAATCTTGAACTGTTGCGTCGTACTGCTGACCTACGATCGCTCAGCGTCCCCGTTCTCATTGGCACTTCACGCAAAAGCTTTATTGGGCATATCCTGAATCAGCCCGACCCCAACCAGCGAGTTTGGGGAACCGCCGCTTCCTGCTGTGCCGCGATCGCCCATCACGCCGATATTCTTCGAGTTCACGACGTTGCCCAAATGCGGGATGTCAGCCGCGTTGCCGATGCCATTTGGCGATCGCCCTAACCCTCGAATTCTAGCCCTACTGCCACGGATGGCGGGATGCCAGTTCGTCCGGTGATGAATGGGGAACCACGTTGTCTAATCGTCTCCGAATTCGATCCAGCTTATCTGTTGAATCCACAGCCGATCGCGGCGCAGGCAACTCCGTATCCGGCCAGGACGGTAAATCGCTACATGGGCACGATACAGAATCTGCTGCATTACCTAAAACAATCATCGGTACAGGCATATCGCACCGCGCACAGGACACCACATCCCAGCTTGGGCTTAATAGCTCAGCAATGGTTTGTCGAGTTCCCTCTAGATAACAATCTCCGGATTCTGAACGCAGAATATAGTTCCAACAACGCTCAAACGAGTCGCTGTAGCGATTGCCTTGAAATACAGGCTCAGGCAAAAGCGATTCTTCCCCATTCTTTAGCAAAACGCGCTTCCCCAGTTGGAACCAGTAAGCTAAATATTGTCTAACGTGCTCTGGAGAGGCCATAACCTTAAATTCTCATAAATTTGCTACATGATGAAAAACGAATGCGCGATCGCAAGAATCCACGCCTACCCTTGCAGCGCTAGAACATCAAACAATAGCCGAGCACTAATCAGAAATGATGCAACGAAGCGTAAAAGCCTAACCTAGATTAGCAAACAACACTATGGCGAAAATGAGCAAACCCAAACCTTAACCTCCTCTCTTCGTGTTTTACCGGAAGTCGGAGGGGTAAACCGTATGCCCTGTCTCGCCTACTGAAGACTCTTAAAGCATTGTGACGTACTCCCGACACCGATGCAAACATACGGTGCGGGCTTCTCCCACCGG
This Synechococcales cyanobacterium T60_A2020_003 DNA region includes the following protein-coding sequences:
- the folP gene encoding dihydropteroate synthase: MQTRAIAPLTVRGVTFDWGTRTYLMGVLNVTPDSFSDGGQFNTIERAIAQAHYLVESGADILDIGGQSTRPQAEDVSEEEEMARVIPVIQGIRTGYGNHPPLTTPISIDTTKASVAREAIAAGADIVNDISGATFDAQMLATVAELGVPLILMHLRGTPKTMQQLTDYDDVVADVREFLHQRLQSALAIGIPKSHLIIDPGIGFAKTVDQNLELLRRTADLRSLSVPVLIGTSRKSFIGHILNQPDPNQRVWGTAASCCAAIAHHADILRVHDVAQMRDVSRVADAIWRSP